A region from the Sandaracinus amylolyticus genome encodes:
- a CDS encoding FHA domain-containing protein — translation MDRAGAIALVLRVIVVGRARDCDVVIDDPTVSAHHARLRWDGDRIAIDDLGSANGTFVDGRMVSATRIRPGEEVVLGRVPLPWAAEKMRAFLRAGPRRTTLRSSTLRGRPLWGRRFVCGACGTRGLLPPGFDRGELVCSACGAHLVLGEDRGDPPRVRAALVGAGAVLTLVLAGIMVAASPARAEHAWSRLGAWLGLVNEPTPTAASSPEEASIRARVAPLVAASIDAGHPRTRNLAVRIAASAGGPFHVEQVARVWSHVRREWRYVSDPRGGEYFATASETIENGLAGDCDDFATVMIAMLQAIGGQARMVMVDGDGGGHAYAEVCVDASAEDVARRLAAFYRSPDAPERVELGDIHYRSDGACPVWLNLDWNARAPGGHYGRERWAVAIHPDGHTETLAPAAGDGAIGVVPEEVRASAAPE, via the coding sequence ATGGATCGCGCCGGTGCCATCGCTCTCGTCCTGCGAGTGATCGTCGTCGGTCGCGCGCGCGACTGCGACGTGGTGATCGACGACCCCACCGTCTCGGCGCACCACGCGCGCCTGCGCTGGGACGGCGATCGCATCGCCATCGACGATCTCGGGAGCGCGAACGGGACGTTCGTCGACGGCCGCATGGTGTCGGCGACGCGCATCCGCCCCGGCGAGGAGGTCGTGCTGGGGCGGGTCCCGCTGCCGTGGGCTGCCGAGAAGATGCGTGCGTTCCTGCGCGCCGGGCCGCGCCGTACGACGCTTCGCAGCAGCACGCTGCGAGGCCGACCGCTCTGGGGGCGCCGCTTCGTGTGTGGCGCGTGCGGCACGCGCGGCCTCCTTCCGCCGGGGTTCGATCGCGGGGAGCTCGTGTGCTCGGCGTGCGGCGCGCACCTCGTGCTGGGCGAAGATCGCGGAGATCCGCCGCGCGTGCGCGCCGCGTTGGTCGGCGCGGGCGCGGTGCTGACGTTGGTGCTCGCGGGGATCATGGTCGCGGCGTCGCCGGCGCGCGCCGAGCACGCGTGGTCGCGCCTCGGCGCGTGGCTCGGGCTCGTGAACGAGCCGACGCCGACCGCCGCGTCGAGCCCGGAGGAGGCCTCGATCCGCGCGCGCGTCGCGCCGCTCGTCGCGGCGTCGATCGACGCGGGGCATCCACGCACGCGCAACCTCGCGGTGCGGATCGCGGCGAGCGCGGGCGGGCCCTTCCACGTCGAGCAGGTCGCGCGCGTGTGGTCGCACGTGCGTCGCGAGTGGCGCTACGTGAGCGATCCGCGCGGCGGCGAGTACTTCGCGACCGCGAGCGAGACGATCGAGAACGGTCTCGCGGGCGACTGCGACGACTTCGCGACCGTGATGATCGCGATGCTGCAGGCGATCGGCGGTCAGGCGCGCATGGTGATGGTCGACGGGGACGGCGGCGGGCACGCGTACGCCGAGGTCTGCGTCGACGCGTCGGCGGAGGACGTCGCGCGCCGTCTCGCCGCGTTCTACCGGAGCCCGGATGCGCCCGAGCGCGTGGAGCTCGGCGACATCCACTATCGCAGCGACGGCGCGTGCCCGGTGTGGCTCAACCTCGACTGGAACGCGCGCGCGCCCGGCGGGCACTACGGCCGCGAGCGCTGGGCGGTCGCGATCCATCCCGACGGACACACCGAGACGCTCGCGCCGGCGGCGGGCGACGGAGCGATCGGCGTGGTGCCCGAGGAAGTGCGCGCGAGCGCGGCGCCGGAGTGA
- a CDS encoding dipeptidase, translated as MRVLVAWVLGLCVGCGSAAEPSALPPIESAPILENFPETPVIAEAPSAPPRLLAIDTHADTTQRMLDMGDDLSARLPDGHVDLPRMREGGLSAIFLSIWVDPRRYEGEDGWARALALVRTVRDFAAAHPNDAALCTTADEVRAAHAAGRIALLMGLEGAHALGDADDDTLIARLGQLHALGVRYVTVTWTGDNRFGHASTGGHASRGLTPLGRRLVREMNRLGVIVDVSHVSDRTAHDVLDVTTRPVIASHSATRALSEHPRNVPDELIRRIAAGGGAVCVNFYAHFLDADYGARRRALEHDHHAEFAHLRGRSWQTATERNAIAARIDPALRPPAVRVLADHLAHVVAIGGEGAACLGSDFDGISELPEGMQDVADLPRLVEELTSRELPVAAIAGENVLRVLSAQTD; from the coding sequence ATGCGGGTGCTCGTCGCGTGGGTGCTGGGGCTCTGCGTGGGGTGCGGATCGGCGGCCGAGCCGAGCGCGCTGCCGCCGATCGAGTCCGCGCCGATTCTCGAGAATTTCCCGGAAACTCCGGTGATCGCCGAGGCGCCGAGCGCGCCGCCGCGCTTGCTCGCGATCGACACCCACGCCGACACGACGCAGCGCATGCTCGACATGGGCGACGACCTCTCGGCCCGTCTGCCCGACGGACACGTCGATCTCCCGCGCATGCGCGAGGGCGGGCTCTCCGCGATCTTCTTGTCGATCTGGGTCGACCCTCGGCGCTACGAGGGCGAAGACGGATGGGCGCGCGCGCTCGCCCTCGTGCGCACGGTGCGCGACTTCGCCGCGGCGCATCCGAACGATGCCGCGCTCTGCACGACCGCCGACGAGGTGCGCGCCGCGCACGCCGCGGGCCGCATCGCGCTGCTCATGGGCCTCGAGGGCGCGCACGCCCTCGGTGACGCCGACGACGACACGCTGATCGCGCGGCTCGGCCAGCTCCACGCGCTCGGCGTCCGCTACGTCACGGTCACCTGGACCGGCGACAATCGCTTCGGCCACGCGTCGACCGGCGGGCACGCGTCGCGCGGCCTCACGCCGCTCGGGCGACGTCTGGTGCGCGAGATGAACCGCCTCGGCGTGATCGTCGACGTCAGCCACGTCAGCGATCGCACCGCGCACGACGTGCTCGACGTCACGACGCGCCCGGTGATCGCCTCGCACTCCGCGACCCGCGCGCTCTCCGAGCACCCGCGCAACGTGCCCGACGAGCTGATCCGGCGCATCGCCGCGGGCGGCGGCGCGGTGTGCGTGAACTTCTACGCGCACTTCCTCGACGCCGACTACGGCGCGCGCCGTCGTGCGCTCGAGCACGATCACCACGCCGAGTTCGCGCACCTGCGCGGTCGCTCGTGGCAGACCGCGACCGAGCGCAACGCGATCGCGGCGCGCATCGATCCCGCGCTGCGCCCGCCCGCGGTGCGCGTGCTCGCCGATCACCTCGCGCACGTCGTCGCGATCGGCGGCGAGGGCGCGGCGTGCCTCGGCTCCGACTTCGACGGGATCTCCGAGCTCCCCGAGGGCATGCAGGACGTCGCGGACCTGCCGCGCCTCGTCGAGGAGCTGACGTCGCGCGAGCTGCCGGTCGCGGCGATCGCGGGCGAGAACGTGCTCCGCGTGCTCTCGGCGCAGACGGACTGA
- a CDS encoding TrmB family transcriptional regulator, whose protein sequence is MAEPDVVDALTALGFSLNEGRAYAALLRWGPQTGYEVGQRAQVPRSAVYGALRRLVAVGAARSIAGTPERFVAAPPETLLALLRKRFDGQAEALEGAIAGLDVSLEVPDAFSVRGYERVMEEAERLVRTAETNLLITGWPRELTMLVGALGESARRGVAIVIFSHSALSPEIPGTHFSYGLEERALEDFWKHRLVVVSDDRRTLIGATERAPSDNAVISETAAIAEIATSQIALDVTLLAQRHHWDTRATMAAMLGDRVGRLDTLLGRGEKAELGVRHDPR, encoded by the coding sequence ATGGCCGAGCCGGACGTCGTCGATGCGCTGACCGCGCTGGGGTTCAGCCTCAACGAAGGGCGCGCCTATGCGGCGCTGCTGCGTTGGGGGCCGCAGACGGGCTACGAGGTCGGTCAGCGCGCGCAGGTGCCACGCAGCGCGGTGTACGGCGCGCTCCGGCGCCTGGTCGCGGTCGGCGCGGCGCGTTCGATCGCGGGCACGCCCGAGCGCTTCGTCGCGGCGCCGCCCGAGACGTTGCTCGCCCTGTTGCGGAAGCGCTTCGACGGTCAGGCGGAAGCGCTCGAGGGCGCGATCGCCGGGCTCGACGTCTCGCTCGAGGTGCCCGACGCGTTCAGCGTGCGCGGCTACGAGCGCGTGATGGAAGAGGCGGAGCGCCTGGTGCGCACCGCGGAGACGAACCTGCTGATCACCGGCTGGCCGCGCGAGCTGACGATGCTCGTCGGCGCGCTGGGCGAGAGCGCGCGTCGTGGGGTCGCGATCGTGATCTTCTCGCACTCGGCGCTCTCGCCGGAGATCCCGGGCACGCACTTCAGCTACGGGCTCGAGGAGCGCGCGCTCGAGGACTTCTGGAAGCACCGCCTCGTGGTGGTGAGCGACGATCGGCGCACGCTGATCGGCGCGACCGAGCGCGCGCCGAGCGACAACGCGGTGATCAGCGAGACCGCGGCGATCGCGGAGATCGCGACGAGCCAGATCGCGCTCGACGTCACGCTGCTCGCGCAGCGCCACCACTGGGACACGCGCGCGACGATGGCCGCGATGCTCGGCGATCGCGTGGGCCGGCTCGACACGCTGCTGGGCCGCGGCGAGAAGGCCGAGCTCGGCGTGCGCCACGATCCGCGCTGA
- a CDS encoding inositol monophosphatase family protein, with amino-acid sequence MTTSELERLIDEARAIAIDAGQLLARAWRRGGRVEKKSAIDLVTEHDLASEALITARLRAAFPGITIVAEEAGGEIASGLAWYVDPLDGTTNFAHGHFVFSVSIGLAHHGAPIAGVVHAPAIGITWWGAEGVGAFRSVGGVLEQCRVSENDTLASSIIATGFPYDRAIDPDNNVRESARIIPQVQGIRRLGSAAMDLVLVADGTYDGYWEQKLAPWDLCAGAAIAKAAGATLTDYEGAPITLRPKNRVVCTNGRVHEVLRREVLAARAEL; translated from the coding sequence ATGACGACCTCCGAGCTCGAGCGACTGATCGACGAAGCGCGCGCGATCGCGATCGACGCGGGACAGCTCCTCGCGCGCGCGTGGCGGCGCGGCGGGCGCGTGGAGAAGAAGAGCGCGATCGATCTGGTGACCGAGCACGACCTCGCGAGCGAGGCGCTGATCACCGCGCGGCTTCGCGCTGCTTTCCCCGGGATCACGATCGTCGCGGAAGAGGCGGGCGGCGAGATCGCGAGCGGGCTCGCGTGGTACGTCGACCCGCTCGACGGCACGACGAACTTCGCGCACGGGCACTTCGTGTTCTCGGTGTCGATCGGGCTCGCACACCACGGCGCGCCGATCGCGGGTGTGGTGCACGCGCCGGCGATCGGGATCACGTGGTGGGGCGCCGAGGGCGTCGGCGCGTTCCGCAGCGTCGGTGGCGTCCTCGAGCAGTGCCGCGTCTCGGAGAACGACACGCTCGCGAGCTCGATCATCGCGACCGGCTTCCCGTACGACCGCGCGATCGATCCCGACAACAACGTGCGCGAGAGCGCGCGCATCATCCCGCAGGTGCAGGGCATCCGCCGCCTCGGCTCGGCGGCGATGGATCTCGTGCTGGTCGCCGACGGAACCTACGACGGCTACTGGGAGCAGAAGCTCGCGCCTTGGGATCTCTGCGCCGGCGCGGCGATCGCGAAGGCGGCGGGCGCGACGCTCACGGACTACGAAGGCGCGCCGATCACGCTGCGCCCGAAGAACCGCGTCGTGTGCACGAACGGCCGCGTGCACGAGGTGCTGCGCCGCGAGGTGCTCGCCGCGCGCGCCGAGCTCTGA
- a CDS encoding UDP-N-acetylmuramate--L-alanine ligase, which yields MHVHLIGVAGTGMGALAGLLQQAGHRVSGSDTAFYPPMGEALARWGIETRRGWDPANLADRPDLVVVGNVCRKDNPEARAAIDGGLAYTSMPGAIETLFLAERPGWVVAGTHGKTTTTALLAYLLHGLGRDPGMLVGGIPRDFGESFRVGGARAPFVIEGDEYDSAFFEKTPKMWRYKPHAAILTSIEHDHVDIYPDASSYRAAFEGFVERIPESGTLVAFAGDPEVRAVASRARCRVVWYASSGDDTGGIDPTWLAAPIAAQGGMQPFDLFVGGTSCGPVLSPLPGAHNVRNAVATIALICETSEGTIPVQDVLACLRRFSGVRRRQELIGEARGVRVYDDFAHHPTAVRETLAAIRARHPEGALIAAFEPRSATACRAMHQRAYEDAFHDADLAVLAPLGRSNVPEAERLDVAQIASAIRAHGGDAIAPRDLDEVITTITSRAREGDTVLLMSNGDFGGLHDRLLAALALPSSSGQR from the coding sequence ATGCACGTGCACCTCATCGGCGTCGCCGGCACCGGCATGGGCGCGCTCGCGGGCTTGCTGCAGCAGGCGGGACATCGCGTGAGCGGGAGCGACACCGCGTTCTATCCGCCGATGGGCGAGGCCCTCGCGCGCTGGGGGATCGAGACGCGCCGCGGATGGGATCCCGCGAACCTCGCGGATCGACCCGACCTCGTCGTCGTCGGCAACGTGTGCCGCAAGGACAACCCCGAGGCGCGCGCCGCGATCGACGGAGGCCTCGCGTACACGTCGATGCCCGGCGCGATCGAGACGCTCTTCCTCGCCGAGCGTCCGGGCTGGGTCGTCGCGGGCACCCACGGCAAGACGACGACGACCGCGCTGCTCGCGTACCTGCTGCACGGGCTCGGTCGCGATCCCGGCATGCTCGTCGGCGGCATCCCGCGCGACTTCGGCGAGAGCTTCCGCGTCGGCGGCGCGCGCGCCCCGTTCGTCATCGAAGGCGACGAGTACGACAGCGCGTTCTTCGAGAAGACGCCGAAGATGTGGCGATACAAGCCGCACGCCGCGATCCTCACGTCGATCGAGCACGATCACGTCGACATCTATCCCGACGCGTCGAGCTATCGCGCGGCGTTCGAGGGCTTCGTCGAGCGCATCCCGGAGAGCGGAACGCTCGTCGCGTTCGCCGGGGATCCCGAGGTACGCGCCGTCGCGTCGCGCGCGCGCTGTCGCGTCGTCTGGTACGCGTCGAGCGGCGACGACACCGGCGGGATCGATCCGACGTGGCTCGCCGCGCCGATCGCGGCGCAGGGCGGGATGCAGCCCTTCGATCTCTTCGTCGGCGGTACGTCGTGCGGGCCCGTGCTCTCGCCGCTGCCCGGCGCGCACAACGTTCGCAACGCGGTCGCGACGATCGCGCTCATCTGCGAGACGAGCGAGGGCACGATCCCGGTGCAGGACGTGCTCGCGTGCCTGCGTCGCTTCTCGGGCGTGCGGCGTCGTCAGGAGCTGATCGGAGAAGCGCGCGGCGTGCGCGTCTACGACGACTTCGCGCACCACCCGACCGCCGTGAGAGAGACGCTCGCCGCGATCCGCGCGCGTCATCCCGAGGGCGCGCTGATCGCCGCGTTCGAGCCGCGCAGCGCGACGGCGTGCCGCGCGATGCACCAGCGCGCGTACGAGGACGCGTTCCACGACGCCGACCTCGCGGTGCTCGCGCCGCTCGGTCGATCGAACGTGCCCGAGGCGGAGCGCCTCGACGTCGCGCAGATCGCGAGCGCGATCCGCGCGCACGGCGGCGACGCGATCGCGCCGCGTGATCTCGACGAGGTGATCACGACGATCACCTCGCGCGCGCGCGAGGGCGACACGGTGCTGCTCATGTCGAACGGCGACTTCGGCGGGCTGCACGATCGACTGCTCGCCGCGCTCGCGCTGCCGAGCAGCTCTGGCCAGCGCTGA
- a CDS encoding c-type cytochrome domain-containing protein → MAVAAVVLLTGCPGAVIDGPATPRGGSDGGTTTPPPWDGGGAPPPDETCEESTLETQELFSAMCSRCHGEVGSGGLANIDDVASLVRTGRIIPGNPENSPIFRRVSTGSMPPSGATPRPTDAQVGSLEAWIRCGAPPFDVTPTPTPAEQLAVDDVLDMIADDLRRFDNRAERLSKRYIILAHRVNAGASSAELSQLRDSVDVLVNHLSQGTRVVSPQPIDTARTVLRIDIEDYGWDAATWDLIVENYPYFVQYDDRSIEFPFDSSAQEFIQEETAEQIPFIFADWFVSNASQPPLYYEVLDLPGTAQELFAQLGVNYAQDEAEGDFTRAGFAVSGVSVSNRIIQRNRQPGGGYVWSSFDFLSSAGAGNIFQNPVDFEEDGGEIIFSLPNQLQGYYISNAAGVRQNAAPQAVVSDPRTPDRSVIAGLSCMGCHDSAGLIPRDDEIRAHVIATSPAGAQRDLVLATHPPNDQLMEIFDADSDAYRAARARIGLDGRSQPVPDTAIAYLEVDRGLRDLAALVWLDPDRVRDAIITDINLSNAFRALVTTSSGRVAREELEDQFDDIVCSIGVGRPVCTEVTESSPCGCVNP, encoded by the coding sequence GTGGCCGTCGCTGCAGTCGTGCTGCTCACCGGTTGTCCGGGCGCAGTCATCGACGGGCCCGCGACTCCGCGTGGCGGATCGGATGGCGGGACCACGACTCCGCCCCCGTGGGATGGCGGCGGCGCGCCCCCGCCCGACGAGACGTGCGAGGAGTCGACGCTCGAGACGCAGGAGCTCTTCTCCGCGATGTGCTCGCGCTGCCACGGCGAGGTCGGCTCGGGCGGTCTCGCGAACATCGACGACGTCGCCTCGCTCGTGCGCACGGGCCGCATCATCCCGGGCAACCCGGAGAATTCGCCGATCTTCCGACGCGTCTCCACGGGCTCGATGCCGCCCTCCGGCGCGACGCCGCGCCCGACCGACGCGCAGGTCGGATCGCTCGAGGCGTGGATCCGCTGCGGCGCGCCGCCGTTCGACGTCACGCCGACGCCGACGCCCGCCGAGCAGCTGGCGGTCGACGACGTGCTCGACATGATCGCCGACGATCTGCGCCGCTTCGACAACCGCGCGGAGCGCCTGTCGAAGCGCTACATCATCCTCGCGCACCGCGTGAACGCCGGCGCGAGCTCGGCGGAGCTCAGCCAGCTCCGCGACTCGGTCGACGTGCTCGTGAACCACCTCTCGCAGGGCACGCGCGTGGTCTCGCCGCAGCCGATCGACACCGCGCGCACCGTGCTGCGCATCGACATCGAGGACTACGGCTGGGACGCGGCGACCTGGGATCTGATCGTCGAGAACTACCCGTACTTCGTCCAGTACGACGATCGCTCGATCGAGTTCCCGTTCGACTCGTCGGCGCAGGAGTTCATCCAGGAAGAGACCGCGGAGCAGATCCCGTTCATCTTCGCCGACTGGTTCGTCTCGAACGCGTCGCAGCCGCCGCTCTACTACGAGGTGCTCGACCTGCCGGGCACCGCGCAGGAGCTCTTCGCGCAGCTCGGCGTGAACTACGCGCAGGACGAGGCCGAGGGTGACTTCACGCGCGCCGGCTTCGCGGTCTCGGGCGTCTCGGTGTCGAACCGCATCATCCAGCGCAATCGCCAGCCCGGCGGCGGCTACGTGTGGTCGAGCTTCGACTTCCTGAGCAGCGCGGGCGCCGGCAACATCTTCCAGAACCCGGTGGACTTCGAGGAGGACGGCGGCGAGATCATCTTCTCGCTCCCGAACCAGCTCCAGGGCTACTACATCTCGAACGCGGCGGGCGTCCGCCAGAACGCGGCGCCGCAGGCCGTGGTGAGCGACCCGCGCACGCCGGACCGCTCGGTCATCGCGGGTCTGTCGTGCATGGGATGCCACGACTCGGCCGGCCTCATCCCGCGCGACGACGAGATCCGCGCGCACGTCATCGCGACGAGCCCGGCGGGCGCGCAGCGTGACCTCGTGCTCGCCACCCACCCGCCGAACGATCAGCTCATGGAGATCTTCGACGCGGACAGCGATGCGTACCGCGCGGCGCGTGCTCGCATCGGTCTCGACGGCCGCTCGCAGCCGGTGCCGGACACCGCCATCGCGTACCTCGAGGTCGACCGCGGCCTCCGCGACCTCGCGGCGCTCGTGTGGCTCGATCCGGACCGCGTGCGCGACGCGATCATCACCGACATCAACCTGAGCAACGCGTTCCGTGCGCTCGTCACGACCAGCAGCGGCCGCGTGGCGCGTGAGGAGCTCGAGGATCAGTTCGACGACATCGTGTGCTCGATCGGCGTGGGCCGCCCGGTGTGCACCGAGGTGACGGAGTCGTCGCCCTGCGGTTGCGTGAACCCCTGA
- a CDS encoding cyclic nucleotide-binding domain-containing protein, with protein sequence MDRRPSSIPSGGRLLDRAEQDALERDMEAIVLRSHLFKSLDDAGRQHLLASGFVMRFDEGDVILREGDPGDTMYVVMEGTVRVETRTPTGTLQLAELGRGACVGEVSVLSGGPRTATVTAISPVTTVTFARHRIERLLAEHPKVRALLATLVEARARDTIEKILGS encoded by the coding sequence GTGGATCGTCGTCCCTCGAGCATCCCGAGCGGTGGCCGCCTCCTCGATCGTGCGGAGCAGGATGCGCTCGAGCGCGACATGGAGGCGATCGTCCTGCGGAGCCATCTCTTCAAGTCGCTCGACGACGCAGGGCGACAGCACCTGCTCGCGAGCGGCTTCGTGATGCGCTTCGACGAGGGCGACGTGATCCTCCGCGAGGGCGACCCCGGCGACACGATGTACGTCGTCATGGAAGGCACCGTCCGCGTGGAGACGCGCACGCCGACCGGCACGCTGCAGCTCGCGGAGCTCGGCCGCGGTGCGTGCGTCGGCGAGGTCTCGGTGCTCTCGGGCGGACCGCGCACCGCGACGGTCACCGCGATCTCGCCGGTCACGACGGTCACCTTCGCGCGTCATCGCATCGAGCGCCTGCTCGCGGAGCACCCGAAGGTCCGCGCGCTGCTCGCGACGCTCGTCGAGGCGCGCGCGCGCGACACGATCGAGAAGATCCTCGGCTCGTAG
- a CDS encoding MFS transporter, giving the protein MRSPLLLLACLYVVQGLPYGFQASALSAYLRSEGVSLSAIGFAGALAAPWMLKVLWAPLVDRYGSARFGRRRSWIVPMQALLAMACLVAAVFPPERALGALLATVFAMNLFAATMDVAVDGLAVDVLRERELGHGNAVQVVGFKAGMLIGGGLLLWASRWIGWQGHFVAMAALVVLALVLTLLTPEPGARRAPGDDAKESTPAHTSMRQVLGTLHRAVSRAGAGWLLVLVATYKLGESLIDPMFSPFLVDRGFAREDLGLWLGTWGMAASIAGSVAGGWLATHVEITRALRVAGALRAVPLAIVVALATLSTFGAPVVIATTIAEHFFGGMLTTTMFAFMMSRVDREVGASHFTLLATVEVLGKSPLSLASGWLAERAGYVGIFGVGLAISVVWAAMVGAVAKKA; this is encoded by the coding sequence GTGCGCTCTCCGCTGCTGCTCCTCGCGTGCCTCTACGTCGTGCAGGGCCTGCCCTACGGCTTCCAGGCGTCGGCGCTGAGCGCGTACCTGCGGAGCGAGGGCGTGTCGCTCTCGGCGATCGGCTTCGCGGGCGCGCTCGCGGCGCCGTGGATGCTCAAGGTGCTCTGGGCGCCGCTCGTCGACCGCTACGGCTCGGCGCGCTTCGGGCGACGGCGATCGTGGATCGTTCCGATGCAGGCGCTCCTCGCGATGGCGTGCCTCGTCGCTGCGGTGTTCCCGCCCGAGCGCGCGCTCGGCGCGCTGCTCGCGACCGTCTTCGCGATGAACCTCTTCGCGGCGACGATGGACGTCGCGGTCGACGGCCTCGCGGTCGACGTGCTGCGCGAGCGCGAGCTCGGCCACGGCAACGCGGTGCAGGTCGTCGGGTTCAAGGCGGGCATGCTGATCGGCGGCGGCTTGCTGCTCTGGGCGAGCCGGTGGATCGGATGGCAGGGCCACTTCGTCGCGATGGCGGCGCTCGTGGTGCTCGCGCTCGTGCTCACGCTGCTCACGCCGGAGCCCGGCGCGCGCCGTGCGCCCGGAGACGACGCGAAAGAGAGTACGCCCGCGCACACGTCGATGCGGCAGGTGCTCGGCACGCTGCACCGCGCGGTGTCGCGCGCTGGGGCCGGATGGCTCCTCGTGCTCGTCGCGACCTACAAGCTGGGCGAGTCGCTGATCGATCCGATGTTCTCGCCGTTCCTCGTCGATCGCGGCTTCGCGCGCGAGGACCTCGGGCTCTGGCTCGGCACCTGGGGCATGGCGGCGTCGATCGCGGGCTCGGTCGCGGGCGGATGGCTCGCGACGCACGTCGAGATCACACGCGCGCTGCGGGTCGCGGGCGCGCTTCGCGCGGTGCCGCTGGCGATCGTCGTCGCGCTCGCGACGCTGAGCACGTTCGGCGCGCCGGTCGTGATCGCGACGACGATCGCCGAGCACTTCTTCGGCGGGATGCTCACGACGACGATGTTCGCGTTCATGATGTCGCGCGTCGATCGTGAGGTGGGCGCGAGCCACTTCACGCTGCTCGCGACGGTCGAGGTGCTCGGCAAGTCGCCGCTCTCGCTCGCGTCGGGCTGGCTCGCCGAGCGCGCGGGCTACGTCGGGATCTTCGGCGTCGGGCTCGCGATCTCGGTGGTGTGGGCCGCGATGGTCGGTGCCGTCGCGAAGAAAGCGTGA
- a CDS encoding L,D-transpeptidase family protein, whose translation MRRASMCAVAIAIAFVALARAQSTPLAIPARSLEVVASGVTIRAAPSTRAARRGTVRVGTRLPVHARVHGEGCPGGDWYRVGDDAFVCSSLVRPSAETPGGEEVPVVAPGSLLPRAYAFVGVDGTWAYARPSDYFLDDWTESLGRGFGIAITEVQRYEGVTFVRSLGGLWVPDDQLRRARGSDFEGVELQGALDVAWVAREGAIVRAWDGRRAGREVRRAGRRERVHVIEELARGLVRIDDGVIAARDLQRPRATTPPDGLGEAERWIDVDVTTQTLVLYEGARPLFATLVSTGRPGPGSDTPTGVFRVWVKLAEDTMDDLERTDQESNYAIEAVPWVQYFAEGVGLHAAFWHDDFGRRRSHGCVNLAPRDARRLFAITEPALPPGWDAILPTSARPGTLVRVRD comes from the coding sequence ATGCGTCGGGCGTCGATGTGCGCGGTCGCGATCGCCATCGCCTTCGTGGCGCTCGCGCGCGCGCAGTCGACGCCGCTCGCGATCCCGGCGCGCTCGCTCGAGGTGGTCGCGAGCGGGGTGACCATCCGCGCCGCGCCATCCACGCGCGCTGCGCGACGCGGCACGGTTCGCGTGGGCACGCGCCTTCCGGTCCACGCGCGCGTGCACGGCGAAGGGTGTCCCGGCGGCGACTGGTACCGCGTCGGCGACGATGCGTTCGTGTGCAGCTCGCTGGTGCGACCGAGCGCGGAGACGCCAGGGGGCGAAGAAGTGCCGGTGGTCGCCCCGGGCTCGCTCCTGCCGCGCGCGTACGCGTTCGTCGGCGTCGACGGGACGTGGGCGTATGCGCGGCCGAGCGACTACTTCCTCGACGACTGGACCGAGTCGCTGGGCCGCGGGTTCGGCATCGCGATCACCGAGGTGCAGCGCTACGAGGGCGTGACGTTCGTGCGCAGCCTCGGCGGGCTCTGGGTGCCCGACGACCAGCTCCGTCGCGCGCGCGGCAGCGACTTCGAGGGCGTCGAGCTGCAGGGCGCGCTCGACGTCGCGTGGGTCGCGCGCGAAGGCGCAATCGTGCGCGCGTGGGATGGCCGCCGCGCCGGGCGCGAGGTGCGTCGCGCGGGCCGTCGCGAGCGCGTGCACGTGATCGAGGAGCTCGCGCGTGGGCTCGTGCGCATCGACGACGGAGTGATCGCCGCGCGCGATCTGCAGCGACCGCGCGCGACGACGCCGCCCGACGGGCTCGGCGAGGCCGAGCGATGGATCGACGTCGACGTGACGACGCAGACGCTCGTGCTCTACGAAGGCGCGCGCCCGCTCTTCGCGACGCTGGTCTCGACCGGTCGTCCCGGCCCCGGCAGCGACACGCCGACCGGTGTGTTCCGCGTCTGGGTGAAGCTCGCAGAGGACACGATGGACGACCTCGAGCGCACCGATCAGGAGAGCAACTACGCGATCGAAGCGGTGCCCTGGGTGCAGTACTTCGCGGAGGGCGTGGGGCTGCACGCCGCGTTCTGGCACGACGACTTCGGGCGCCGCCGCAGCCACGGCTGCGTGAACCTCGCGCCGCGCGACGCGCGTCGTCTGTTCGCGATCACCGAGCCCGCGCTGCCGCCCGGATGGGACGCGATCCTGCCGACGTCCGCGCGCCCCGGGACGCTGGTCCGGGTGCGCGATTGA